The genome window TATTACGAGGGAGAAGGCGACGCCAACGTgcaaaagtaaaaaatatttttttaaaaaaaatcatatatatatatatatatatatatatatatacataataatgtATCCTTTCGAAAAAAGGACACATTTAAGcttttttccttctctcttttCAAAATTTATCAATGGACACCCTTAAGATAGTCCTTACATGTTCTATAAGAAGAATTAAAGGAAAATTATATGGTTTACAGGTTCTTGCTCAATCTTGTATCATATTTGTCTATTATGGGAACATCGAGATAATTTGGATAAATTTTATGGTGGTACACTCatgaataaattattttatacttgatgataaaatcaatttttaaaacataataaatttgacttaaaatatctaaaattacTTTAAATAGTAAActaatggaatatatatatatataatatacacacacacactattTAAGTTTGACAAATTGTTACACTCGTTTATAGaatcaagataaaaaattatacttATATAAATAGAATGCAACACAGAGTTCCTTTATGAGTGTAACACAATATTTACTGTATATTTTAAACATCAAAGGCAAACATAatgtaaatttattttattattttaagtatttaaaaaaaaattgtaatctaATTCACACATCTTCATCTTGATTTTGCAATCAAGTGCAGCTTCAAAATTATATATTGGATTACAAAGTCTTTGAAGATCATCCTCGATAGAGAAAAAGTCTTTAAGGTCAAAATGTCCATGAAAAGAAGTCAAAGGGCCTATTAGAGAGTAAGAATTTGCGCGTAAATGTCAACTCAAAGGTAGCTTGTTTTTAGGGGGGAATTCTTTCACCTTTGTGGGGATCGTCGTGTTTCCTCCCCTTATAATTATCGTGATTGCAGCTACATAAATCTTCGCCGTCATATCAGCTGATGATTCTATCAAATATACGGCATTTGCTTCAAAGCTGCATTTACTCACACAAGAAGTGGAGACGACAAAAGAGAAAAGATCAAACATGAAACATTCCTAATTCCATTCATCAAAGCTGGGATTAGTAAAGCTCAAAACCTTATACTAAATTACACTACATAGTTCAACCACTTCCAGTACAGGAGGATGGAACTGGCGACCAGACTCCTTGCTCGGTTGTCACGTATGATGTGCATGACAATGGTACCAGACAAAGCCCTCTACTCCTCAGATCTCGCCTTGGCTCGTCACTCTCCCCATTCGATGCCTTGGAAGAAGAAACAACGCTGTGTAAGTTCTGTGAGGACGGAGTGGAAGCGTTCTTACGTCCGTAAACCTCCGACTACTTAATTCATCCAACATttcttgatatatatattttatgagatGCTGCTACGTACCTCTTCCATTGTCCTTGATCTTTTACTGCCACATGACCTCATGTATGGTACACTTAATTTCTGTACGATATTCATGGAAAACAACTATTAATTATTTGCACAATTGTCGCAAGTGTTTCTCAGATATTGCTGCATTTAACTGTCTAAtgtggaaaaataaataaattaactgTATAATGTGCAAACGAAGAATAAGTTTGAGCTTGTCTTAAgtgtttattatatatatactgaTGGTGATTACCTCAACCTGGTCCAGCAGAAATTTGATGTATCCAATGGCCTCCATTAGCACTGAAGCTGTGTCAGTCTGCACATCAAGCGATGAAGCTTTTACTGTATGTGTTGTATCCGTAGATAAACATGTTATGAGCTCATAAATTGGCAGCAACAGGATAGGCTAACCGgcatacttttttcttttttttccttttctttcttgtatTAAAGAAAAAAtggggtttatatatatatatatatatatatatatatatatatatattagctcgCCATGTGTTCGTCGCCAATTACGCTCAAGAAGCAGTAACAATTGTGACAGAGAGATGGGAGGAGTAACCTTGCCAAATGGTGCCACCAGCTGCTGTAGTGCTGCAATCCTATCGCCCAGCTTCTCCTTCCTCACCTTTGAATAAACCAAGGAAAACACAAAGGAAATAACCTCGACTTTATTCACTGCTACAATTACTTCCtactcttgaagaactcaaaagCATGCTCTCAAGCAGATGCAACATACCTTGAAAGGAGAGAAGGACGAGCGCTGCTGCTCAAACCGAGGCTTTCCTGGTGGTGTTTGAGATGATTTGTCTTCCCAAGTGCTGTTGCATCTTCGTGCTTCTGCTACTCCACTGGCCAAAGATGGCATCTGAGCGATAGTTGAAGAAAACCTCGAGGGTTAGCCTGATTGGTGTATGTAAAACCCTAAAGAAACACACTTCTGCAATCTTTCTTTAGAAAAGAAGATTCATGTCACTCGGTAAAGCTGAAAAGTGCTTTGTACTCTATGGCATCAGTGTAGGACTTCTGAAATGATGAACACGAGAACAGTGATCTCTGGTGCAACGAAAAAACAGTTAAATCTCGAAATCTCTTGCAAACATCAGAAGAATCCAAGGAAGTACTGATCTTCTCCGATAGGAAAAAAACAAGAAAGTTCCAACGAGCATTTTGACTCAGACAGTCAATTGACATTTCATGATCGGACCTTCCAAAAGTTCTACTTGGAGGTCAACAACTTCACAAGTATGTTGCCAAAGACAGCAGAGATGATCATGAAGTGTTTTATGTGAGGAAAACCCATACATTATGACACAAGTGTGTGATGGATAGGAGTGCATCATCTTGCTTTGTGCTTTTTCCTTGATCTTTTAAAGGAAGGCTTCCGTGCTGTTTACTCTACTATCACTGTTCTTCTAAAGGTTATACGTACTATCAGGTTCATCACATCAGATGTTTAGATTGGAAATGCTAGTATACCCACCTTAAGGTGGTGGTGGTGAAATGGCTCTGGAAGTACTGATTCTTGAAGATGGTCTAACGCGGAAGTTGCATCCTCTCCAAACAAGGCCATTCCAGTGAGCGAAGTCTGGCAGAAGCTCCTTCCTAATCTAGCTGAAGCCAGCAGATCCAACTCATGTAGATCCATGTCTAATGAGCCTGCGACCAACGGCGGATGCGGACTCGAGCGTGAGAAATTAGCTGTCGGAGGAGCAAAGCTCGAGCTTTCAGACAAGTGTCCCAGGAGAGGCTGAAGGCCATCAATCTGGCGATCTGAGGCCAATGCTCTTACCAAGAGCTTCTGGTGTAATTGGTGGTCTAGATTAAGCGTGGGAAAAGAGTTCTCTGACAACTCTTTGACCTTCGCTGCGTTGAGCTGATGGGCAGGCAGCTGGTTCATGAAGCCTTCTTCGGTGTTGCTAGCCCAGTGATGAACCCCTAGGTCATGAACCATTAGTGAGCTAGCAGGTGAGATTTCATGGCTTGAACTGAAATCTCTGTGGCCAGATAGAACTCCATTGGCATTCGACACGAAGTCGCCGCAGTTCCTGCATAAAGTCGGTCTCCATATGATTCAAAGCCAAGCTAGGGAAGTAGTTCTAAACGTGCATATAGAGAGagcatcatcatgcatagatttCAAATCCCTAGGATCTCCGAAAGAAGAAAAGGCAGCAGCAAACTAACCAAGCAAGAAAATTCCAAACCCTAGGAATTAGATAAAAGTTTCTGACTCAATTAAAGTTTCCAACACATAGAAGCGTCGAtgaactgtatatatatatatatatacatatatatatatatatatatgtatatgtatatatataaatatatatacatatacatatatatatatatacatatatatatatatatgaaggaaGAAAAATTCGGCGGAGCTAAATGTGGAAGAACTTGTTGAGTACGAATTAACTTACAAGAGCTGGTTTTGGTTCCACTCGCGGTTGCTAGCAAGATCATAGAAAGCTGGAACTGTCGCTAAAGAGGAGAAACCGTGAAGCTCTTCTTGGTGGTAGTGATCCAGATATGAAGACCCCATCATGGTGCTTCAAAAGCTTGATAGTcccaagaagagaaaaagagaggaaCTTACTGGAGATCTGAAATCTACTACTCCTCCACCCAAAGAAACGTTTGAACAGCCGATGCATATAAATCTACTTGACTTTATCCAACTTTTTCACTGACTTTCCTCTTTGCTTTTTCAAACCCATgtctatatatgtatacataagcCTCAAAGCTGATCGAATTGTAGTGAAAGAGAGGATGGAGCGAAGTAGTCGATGGTGTGTCCTCTTTCTAAGCCATCTCTGTGCGTGCCTCTGGCGCGTCTCTTATAGCTTTTCTTTTCAGAGGAACTTTCTGCAGCTCTAAAATTAAAGATAGGCGATCATCTTTTTACCCCAAAGAAGAAGATGAGAGATGCTCTCTCTATCTCCTGGCCCTTtccttctctctcctcctctctcGCTTCTATCTTTTGGGCTTATATGATGGTGTTGTTGCAGGCAATTACAGGGGGATGATTGCACTTCATATGTCATTATAACTCTGCCTTCCATCCCAAGGCTTTTTCCAACAAGGTCTCCAGGAGATGGTAATAATTGCacccatgctctctctctctctctctctatctctcacacacacacacacacacacacgacaaTTGAGAACATGGCAGATCTTCTTATCACATGGAATCTTAAGCATGTCGACTATAGTACTGTATTATATCTGGTTGCGTAACACATGTTTGAGGCAGCTTTATACCATGTTTTTTTATGGTGGAATGCAACGTACAAACATAATACCAAAAAGTAGACAACCATACGACGCTCGGGTTCACGTCTcttctattttcttttttataatatttaaaattaatgaggatatatttttcttatttattttcttttaaagatAAATCACCATCGACACATTTTTACCCTTTCAGAATGAGCTCAAAAAACACTTGTAAGGATAAAAAGGTGATGCAGATTTTAATCCTCCTACTTTTCAATCAATATGTATGGGACTAAGTGTGCTTATCAATTAGTATAGATTATGTGGTACAcataaacaaaaaatttaaaCAGGATGTGGCCTTAACGTTGATGGTAGAAACAAAGCGGTGGAAATTTGATTTACAGAAATGTGGCACAACTTCTATGAAGATTCTAATTGTCTGTCACGATCTCCTGTGGAAAGCGAAAGAAAGCAAGTTAGTGTTGTTGCAATCAAGATGCATAGTAAATGCCTTGCATAACTTGAGAATTAATTCCAAAGGAATCAAACACAACTCTATTTATTCATTAAAAAGATAACTGATCTTGGGCGCCAACTTTGACCAAAGGGTCTCTAATTATTTGATGGTGAACAGATATCAGTGTTGATGCCTGCGTAGTACCTACACTTCCATAAAGCTAACGTGTTCCTGTTTCGCACTCCATCGTCTCCCACAAAAGCATATGGCATTTACTCAACGATAATATGGAGCACGGTCATTcaatgtccttttttttttatttttttaatgcacTGGGGGACATAACTCGGATATCTAGTCAACACTTCCCGACATCATTGGACATTTATGCGACTACCATTCATTGTGTCGAGCTTCTTTTAAATTCgtatacttttttttatttttaatatatatatatatatatatatatatatatatatatataatgtactcGATGATTCAATCGAATGACTAACACTTGGAAGCATGTCCTCTTATTCGTTTAATTGTTCAGAATTTGGCTTATGAATAGATCATTTTGCTGACTATTCAACATGAATATATGTATGTAAGTTTTACTAATGTCcacaccttctctctctctctctctctcattctctctctctatttatgttttcttttcttagaAGGCTACATTTTGAAAGTTTGTTCCGTGGTTTCATGTGCTTTAATCGTGGCTAATAAGTTAGGATTGGTACTTACTACTGCATGGTCATTGATTTATTTGGAAAAAGATTTGATGGTCTCTAACATTCCTCCTAGTAGATTGACATTTTGTGGGAGGTTTGATAGAGTTGTTGGAAGGCGAAAAAACtcgaaagaagaaaaaggatagAAGAAATACTTAATCACATAATtacaaataaattttttgaataacAAGCTACGACTTCTTGGGTGATGATGGTTCCGACTGACTTTTTAAGCTATAGTTCCAACTTCTTAAAGACAACAATTTGCTtttgttgtctttttttttttttttttaatttctatgttTTTAGGGTTATCACACCCTTTGTTTTTTTTTGGTGAATGTGAAGAGGAAGACTCCTCTTTATGGTTGAACTCTCCTTCTAACGTAAGTCTAATTCGGATTGAGTTGAGTTAAAATTTTAAGCTAATCAAACCTAGGCTTTGCACTTGGGTCTGAGCTTTGGTTTGATTCAGCTAGATCTGAATTAAATCCAAGTATGACTCAAATTAAAATTGAGTTTATTCGGAGTGTGATTCCGAATACGTTTGATCATCGTAGAATCCAAATATTCTTTGATATAATTGTTTTGTATTATATGATAACATTTAATCATGACTAGGGTTTTCTCCTCAGACATGACGTGTAGTTGGAATCCAGCTACTGGTAAAGGGTATGCATGCATAGTTTGGGCATGTATGCTTCACTCCTGCACAAATCCCAGGAAAATAAATGAGCTCAACCCCACACAGCTTCATGTCAGAGAAAAGAGGTCGGGAGAATGTGAAACACAGAATGGGCATGTATGCTTTCCTTTTGCTTCGATTCATCGCCTTCTTttcgttctttctttctttactgATCTCATCCCGGAAAAGCTCACTAACCTGCATCTACTCCCAGGAAAAAAGCAAGCAtgaattcttttttgttctttagaTTAGATTAGAGCTTGGTTGTGCTACGGGCCTCGTCTTTTTCCCTTTGGCAAAATACACACTGATGAGATGCATGTGTCCATTGCTTATCCAAATACATCTGTCGCAGCTTAAATCTTCTTATCCCAGTCTGTTGAACTTACAGGAGCCTTCATCATTGATATAAGACTTGTCTATGATATATAAGACTTATTTGATTCAGTAGGGGGGAACTTGCAAGGCTCCACTATTCAAAGAGTTATGTTGCCTTCTCCCTCAGGAGCTTATTAATGACTAAACCATTACTTTGTTCTATTAACTAGCTTGCAGAATTTTTTGCTGCCCGCACTGGATGTGTGTCTAAGCATGGAATAATATGAATTCTACCATGTTGATTGACATGTCAATATCTAGCATCTAGCTTGTATTAAATAGtacatagatttattaatctacgAAAAGATCCATAGTCCATATCCACAGAGCAGATATATGGATGAAGGAACGTGAGAAGAAAGAATAACTGGGGTCTGAAGAAGCTTAGATTTTATATACTCGACTGATGGAGATTTAATTGGCTGTCAATGAGATACCATAAGGAATCTGTACGCAGTCGACACGCATCTAAAAATGCTTTAGCAGTGTCACTTTAATCAAGCTGACAAGGTTCCCATGTCACATGACCAAGACCATATGGCCTGATATGATTGTCAACTTTAAGGACCATTTCTTCCCCTTCATTATAGCCAAATCAACTTCGCTTTGTCAGGCTTTTAACTGGTCAACTTCAGCTCCAAAGTACATCTACATCAGCCTTAATTTGATGCTCTCCTTTGCCTCTAAGCATATATCATGCTACCACTTTACATATCCCTACGTGCTTCTTTTATCTtgttttcttcctccttcctggTGAGATCGATGGAGCATCGGGAACAATTCAATAAAGATAAGAAAGCATAGAAAGGACTGTGAAGAATCATacacaaaaatgatataaaaacgtGGGATGGAGTACTTGCAAGGTGAAACGAAACAACGCCGAGTGGGGCCtcccttgttcttcttctttctctgctGCTACTGTGTTCAGATTTGAAGGGCGTGATCCATGCCTAGGTCCTTGGAAAGGGGGCCTCGGGTTTATGATCCCACAGCTGCttggggaagaagacaaggaggtGAGAGTGGAATATATGCTTTGAGTAACCTAA of Musa acuminata AAA Group cultivar baxijiao chromosome BXJ2-3, Cavendish_Baxijiao_AAA, whole genome shotgun sequence contains these proteins:
- the LOC103978291 gene encoding transcription factor bHLH110 isoform X1, which gives rise to MMGSSYLDHYHQEELHGFSSLATVPAFYDLASNREWNQNQLLNCGDFVSNANGVLSGHRDFSSSHEISPASSLMVHDLGVHHWASNTEEGFMNQLPAHQLNAAKVKELSENSFPTLNLDHQLHQKLLVRALASDRQIDGLQPLLGHLSESSSFAPPTANFSRSSPHPPLVAGSLDMDLHELDLLASARLGRSFCQTSLTGMALFGEDATSALDHLQESVLPEPFHHHHLKMPSLASGVAEARRCNSTWEDKSSQTPPGKPRFEQQRSSFSPFKVRKEKLGDRIAALQQLVAPFGKTDTASVLMEAIGYIKFLLDQVEKLSVPYMRSCGSKRSRTMEENLHSVVSSSKASNGESDEPRRDLRSRGLCLVPLSCTSYVTTEQGVWSPVPSSCTGSG
- the LOC103978291 gene encoding transcription factor bHLH110 isoform X2; protein product: MMGSSYLDHYHQEELHGFSSLATVPAFYDLASNREWNQNQLLNCGDFVSNANGVLSGHRDFSSSHEISPASSLMVHDLGVHHWASNTEEGFMNQLPAHQLNAAKVKELSENSFPTLNLDHQLHQKLLVRALASDRQIDGLQPLLGHLSESSSFAPPTANFSRSSPHPPLVAGSLDMDLHELDLLASARLGRSFCQTSLTGMALFGEDATSALDHLQESVLPEPFHHHHLKMPSLASGVAEARRCNSTWEDKSSQTPPGKPRFEQQRSSFSPFKVRKEKLGDRIAALQQLVAPFGKTDTASVLMEAIGYIKFLLDQVEKLSVPYMRSCGSKRSRTMEEASNGESDEPRRDLRSRGLCLVPLSCTSYVTTEQGVWSPVPSSCTGSG